A region of the Vigna unguiculata cultivar IT97K-499-35 chromosome 9, ASM411807v1, whole genome shotgun sequence genome:
ataataataataataataataataataatagacaTACTTATgataaccaaaataaaaaaatgtactttATAAAAATGTGTTCCGCATTCTCTTTTTCATTACTTTCAACGTTTTATGCATGAATAATAATTACCATGgcatatttttaagaaataaaaaaaatgaaaagaaattatttgttttgaaagaGTTAAAAATGAACATAATTCTCTCCTTTGggaactaaaattatatatataaatttaactaaattgcAATTTTACAGCGTTTATTTTTGCTGGTATTTACTTTTCTTAGAAAAATGCGTGGGGCTTGTGACACACAACGCAACATACATACATATGAGACCACATTGAACAGTATTGGCATTGTTCCTGAACGAAAACAAATAGGGGCTTCTTCAGTTGTCTGTGTGTAACACCGCTAGGGTTTCGCAAGAGCGATCACGAACGAAGATGGCAATGGCTGCAGTTCTGCGTCGCGAAGGGAGGCGTTTGACCCAACCAATCAACGCTCTCCATTCCTCTCTCATCTCTCAGTCAGTTCTTCCATTTCTCTCACCATTCCTCAAATCTCATATTTCCCCTCTTTCACAGATCTCGATTTTCTATTATCGATCTTACACGCTAATTGGAAACGTGTTTTTGACAGAGACCAAGCTCCTCATGGCTCGCGCTCCATTTCCACCCAAGTAGGTACGATCGATTTTCTCCCCCCTTTCGCCGTTTCTTAATTTCGTCTCGGAATAAgctttttttgtgtgtgtgtgtttgattGTGTCATTGTGTTGGACTTGAACGAGtgtttatttgtaatgttttaaTGAAATTGGCACAGTGAGGAACCGAATGAAGAGTGTGAAGAATATCCAGAAAATCACCAAGGCCATGAAGATGGTTGCCGCATCCAAGCTTCGAGCCGTTCAAACAAGAGCTGAAAATTCCCGTGGCCTCTGGCAACCATTCACTGCTCTTCTCGGTGACAATCCCAGTATGTTCTCTTatcattgttgttgttatttattattgttgttgtacCCTATATCGTGATCTAAATGCGTGTGAATGTTGTATTAGATTTTTATGAATTGTCTAGAATTTCTATTATCAGTAGAGAAGTGTTACTTGTACGACAAGGGAGTAAGGGAGAAAAGAATGAGAATTTGAATTGTAACAAATGACGTGAGAGAAAGAAATTGACGCAAAAGTTTATGTTGTGCAAATTATTGTATTGTATTTCATTtcttgttgttattattattattattattaacgtGATCTTTGTTAGGAATTTGCGATCTTGAACATGTGCAATTGTTTCATTTAGATTTgtgtttgttaatttatttttctgatgATGCCCTGATCTTCGTtcggtttttgtttttttaaggtACTGATGTTAAGAAGAATGTTGTTGTTACCGTTTCTTCGGACAAAGGTCTTTGTGGTGGAATCAATTCCACATCTGTCAAGATAAGCAGGGTTTTGCACAAATTGAATTCCGGTAATTTTTGCATCTGTGTCTGTTACAGACTTCTTATACTGTGttgtttttaaaacattaaaagtgAAATGTTTGGAATCTAAGTTTGTAATGCTGGCTGGTTTTAAACCACTCAATGTTTTGGATCCTTTTAACCAACTGATGGGCTTATGTTATTTTCAATGTACAGAACCTTTAGTAGGAGTGTCAACGATTCCTAATGAAGTGGTCTCTAGATTTTTGTACAATCAAGAAAACGATGAAAGAATATCACTGTAATGCATGCTCCTGAAAGATTATTTACCTTgataattgggttaaaattattagattataTGATTTGAACGGGGGAGCATTTGGTTTTAACAAGTATAATGCCCAAAATCTCTTAAAAAGTCACAAAGTTAATATTAAGTGTAAAATCAAGCCTGGCCGATCTTACTGTTGGGTCACATGTAGATATCAAGTTTTAGGCGTAAAGGTGTGTTAAGATAGGCTATGGTCAGAATACTTCTTATAAGTCTTGTGTAATCCTTCTTTGTTGAGCTATCTTTTAATTCATATGGGCCAAGTTCTTTTTGACTTAGTATCGTACTCAGTCTAGTTTTAATATTAAGCCATGTATAGCAGTCCAGTCCTACTAACTTCATACTCTAGATATTCGTCTACAGTGTCAAGGGTGTGTTAAGATTTCTCACTTTGGCTGGAATATGGATGTAATTCTCCTTATAAGATATATGAACAATACTTCTCCCTTCAGCTGTTTTGGTGGTTTAGCTAAGCCTGGTCCATTTCTAATAGCAGTGTTGCACACCATTGttttccttcctttttggcaTTTTGAGTTTTACTAATTTtaggtataaaaatatttgatttctCATTTTAGGACCTCTgttattatctatattttagCTTAAGATATAAACTTTTGCATATTAATTATGAGTATATCTTAAATTTTGGATACTTCCTTTTAGCAATTTATATGTAGtatagaatatttaatttgtatgtaTAATCTTTATAATCTTTAATAATAGAAGGCATCCCGCAATCCACTTTCTCACTCTTGTGCTGCAATCCACTTTCTCACTCTTGTGTTTTCAAGGTTGATCTATCTGAAATTGATAACTACGATTGTAATTGTGTTCGTATTTACTACAATAGGGCCTGATAAAGAGACAAAATATGTAATATTGGGAGAGAAGGCTAAGGCTCAATTGGTGCGTGACTCAAAGAAAGACATTGAGCTCTCTCTTACTGAATTGCAGAAGAATCCTTTGAATTATACTCAGGTTAGCTTGTTGTGTCTCTCTTTCATCCTATGGTTCTTAAGAtttgcataattatatttgtgcCTCTACATTTTTTTCAAGAGCCTGCTTTTGTTTTAATCTACTCTATAGTCTGAAAACTAAGTTTTCTCTGAATTGATTATACTACAGATGGTAATAGAATCAAAATTAAGAAGATTTTGACAGTTTGGTATTTCAATAGGCAACCATTTGTGAGGATAAAAGGAATCAAATAATGGAGAATATTGAGGCTGAGGCAGAGAACAGTAacataatatattacaaatggTTTAATAACACATTTTCTGATTGAGCCTAATATGCTCGTTGGTCTTTGTAGCCAACCTGACTCAGGTGAACAAATCTTGTTCTTGTTGAAATTCAAACATAGAACATGTTTGGTTTACTGGATTCTTAGtggactatatatatatatatatatatatatatatatatatatatatatatatatatatatatatatatatatatatatatatatatatatatatatatatatatatatatatatatatatatatatatatatatatatatatatatatatatatatatatataaacaaccTGACTCAGGTGAACAATCTTGTTCTTGTTGAAATTCAAACGTAGAACATGTTTGGTTTACTAGATTTTTGGtggactatatatatatatatatatatgtagtcCACTAAGATAGAGCATCACTAGGTCAATGACTGCATCTGAGGTATTGTCAGCTTAGAAATTCAGTGGTTCAATCATGTTTGGTTTACTAGATTTTTTGTGgactgtatatatatatatatatatatatatatatatatatctcaagTCCATTAAGAGCATCACTAGGTCAATTACTGCATGTGAGTGTTGTCAGCTTAGAAATTCAGTGgttcaattatatttttgttcttaaaagctATCTCAAGATTAATGAAAGAAGGTGTATTTAGATTGCTCTTGGTCTCAACTCGTAATTGATGTGAGATTATTGACCATACTGAAAAGAAACCTCTTAGTCAAAGGCTAAGTGCAACAATGGTTCGTTTTTCGAACCACTTTTCCATTTCCTCATATGATGTTCTAACCTCAAGTCCACTAAGGTTGAACATCATTAGGATTAATCATTACATCCAAGGTATTGTCTGTTTTGGAGATTGGTGGTCTCATcataattttatccttaaaaggTATCTCAGAGTGTTAAGGAAGAAAGATGTTATAGCATTCTTAACATGCAACTAAGCTAATCTTTTTCATTGGTAAAATAAGCATATTGTAGTACTTGATTTTGGTACCTGCAAATGAAATTTGTCTCCGACATATTTacgtttaaaataaatattcttgATTTACTCAATCTTGCATTGAAATGTGGCCGTTTGTCTTATGCTATTTGTTGGATCTTTCAGGTTTCTGTCTTGGCAGATGACATTCTAAAGAATGTGGAGTATGATGCATTAAGGATTGTTTTCAACAAATTTCATTCTGTTGTTCAATTTTTGCCAACAGTGTCAACTGTACTATCTCCTGAGGTACttctatttattgtattttttatattgtctgcagtattaaaattttgccaTTCGAGTCCTATCATCTAATCTTGGTTTATTGTTGCTTTGATATTTTTGGGTACGTTTTGGAAAGATATGCTTTGGTATTCTACCTTTTGCTTTCAACTTATGAAGTAAGGTAATTTTCATGTAGGTTATTGAGAGAGAGGCTGAATCAGGAGGAAAGCTTGGGGAACTGGATTCATACGAGATTGAAGGTGGCGAGACAAAATCTGAAATTCTTCAGAATCTGGCTGAGTTCCAGTTTTCTTGTGTAAGTGATTTTAAAAACATTCTGACAAACTAGCTTTTGgtgcattttttttcctttactaTAAATGGATATTAATCTAAACATCTGGTATTGGCctattaaaatttcaaagtaATGTTTCTTTTACGTAGTTCATAGGAAATGATAACTCGATATCTTTTCATACACGTCAAAGTGACAAAAAAAATCCTTTAAAGACCCCACACCCTATGTGTCTACTGATGATggcaataaaataatatcttcacAAGAGAAAATCGTCCCTGATGAAATGACTAATTGTTGGAGCCCAGGGCAGGTTTAAACATGAGCGGTGTATGGGGGGTGGATGTATGTGTCCTTTTATCTGCAAGGGAAGAGGTTGTTTCTAGGATTGGAATTGGTGACCTCCAGAGCTGAGGCAATGACCTTATTGCTGTGGCAGGACTTACACACAACTATTGAAGCTCtacaaaggaaaagaaagaaagaaacttggCAAAAGTTCCATGCTCGGACTTTATTTCCTATTGTATATTATACACCCAGAACCACAGTACTAACTAGTAGAATGTGTGATCCTCCTTTTAATAGACCTTTTCATGGACGAATTCTTCTGAATTGTTTTGCCATGTCAATAAGAAAAGTggaaattttgataaataaattcacacatttcagTGAACATATGCTTAGTATTTAATGTTTCACCACCACCTCTCCTCTCCCTTTTCTTAGTGGACTGCTTCTGTGGTTGCTTGTACACTAGGTTTGGTGAAAGAGCATGGAATTGAGAGGAAATAGAAGGAATGtttaaaattgaagttgtttAGTAAAGATGAAATATGAAGTTGGAGGTcccatataaaaaaatcatttacattGTTAGTTGCCCATATTAACCTTTTATTGCACGTCTCAGGTTATCATTTAGTTCCAGTCTCAGAAGCTTGTGTCTCTTTCTTTACGACCATACTTTTCTTTTACACTATGTAGGTCATGTACAATGCGGTGTTGGAGAATGCTTGCAGTGAGCAAGGAGCAAGAATGTCAGCCATGGACAGCTCTAGTAGGAACGCTGGGGACATGCTTGATCGTCTCACCCTCACTTATAACAGGtctctttttctttcacttCTACATATTAATCGTTTTCTACATTCAATTCTTTCGTgggaaatatataaaatgattggTAGGAACTAAGTATTGGTGAttggaagaaagagaaactaAGTATTAATACGTCTTTGAAGTTCAGAGGTGTTCGTGTATCATTATTACTCTATTCTTTGGATTTGGGCTATCCAATTTGGTTCCATTTTTATCTGCTAATTCAGTTTTGtacttttttgttttgactGACTTGTCTCTGTTAATTTTGTGGCAGAACTCGTCAAGCATCTATCACCACAGAATTGATAGAGATTATCTCTGGAGCTTCAGCACTGGAAGGTTAATTGCTGGGGAGCAATCTGTAATATACTCAACAGTGGCGATATCAAGATACTATCGTTGGTGCCACATTTTTTAAGTCTCTCACTCCTTCGACTTCTGTAATAAGTGTTCCATGGTGGGATCCATTTTCAGGATTCCCTGGTTGAGACAAGATATTTCTGGAATTGTGTTTTTGATGTTAAGATAGAGTCTGTCTTTTTTAACTCGACATGCCTGATCTTAAGATTTTTTCCCCATTCTAATAATGATGGGCCTTCGTTTCTCATACCCCAACATATTGTGAAACATTTGGAAAACAGTGTTTTATTGAAGCAGTATGCTTGTTTGTTTTCCTGTAGGATTAAGTGAGATAAACTTATTTATAAGTTATCCTTTTATTGAATAATTGATCAAATTGGTTCTGTGAAACATTTGACATTAGCAGCTTATTAATATTTGGAATATGCGAACATTAACTATTAGCTGTAGTTTTtgctatatttaaaattgtatttcaagatattttattacttgaaTTTTTGAAACTTAACTGTGATTAAAAAGCtttgtttttttaaagtaattttagcATAGAGATTCAAAGGAAtgtttttgttaattataaAGACCAAATATGATCACATGATTTTGTATGTTAGAATCATAGCTTCCTTTTAGTGTTGTGAAACACAAAATATAAGAATGTAATTAAACTGTGttgtattcttttaaattttttcaaagaaAAGGGAAGCAATCGTTTATAGTTTAGTACTAATAAAAGAAGAATTGTAAACAAATTTAatcttttctaaaaaaaaaaaccacacaTTCTCAAGGTTACTTTGaacaataaaaaacatgtaAGGAGAAGAAAGATATAGCTTTAAATTTATAATGGTTTGTCTCATCATGAGACCATATCTACTTGACTAAATTAACAAAGTTTCACTAACAACTATCAAAGATGAGTATTTTTCATTGTGATTCTCACAACACATCATATTTATTTAGCTTTTCTAACTAATTATACGAttagttaattagttttttaataaacaagTCACCTCTAACATACGCAAAGATgtttttataaagaaatgaagGTTGCTCAATccaaatatataagattttcATCTTGAAACACAAGTCATTAagttaagtaaaatatttaacaaaaatgttcctattatatattagttttttatattctaacCAATTTTTTAATGGTTCAAAGAATTGTTGTTGTCTTTTCTTTCatatattacacattttcttttttggtatcataaaaaataattggctTATTTAAggatattataaaaaaacatatcttGTAGGTGACATTAATGGTCTCATAGTGAAAATTGTAGGTAATTCAagtcataattaaattataattttttgattattattaagtAGAAAGAGTTACATTCTATctattagttatatttttaacataataatatcAAAGTATAATTAGAACATAATTATATGTATCAAAGCatgtacaaaaataaaagataaaaaaaaaaatataactcttCGACCATCAAAATCCATATCTTCCTAGAAATAATTCTAGGTAATtagtttaatgtcaaattttagAAAGCTATTTTAAACTATTATAaagaaaccagaaaaaaaaaaagaaattgatacaTCATAGATTTTGTTAACGTGCCACCCTAGACTAATTTTTGTTTACtctctttttcttaaaataagtaataGATTCATTTATAACATTAACATatcaacacaaaatcaatttttgaTGAGGCTAAAATTGAATGTTTTGTTGTATGGTAACAACATTTCCTTCATCTATCCGAAAGAAATGATCAACTGTAGAAAGGAGGGGGATTTTAATACAACTTGCAACATGtttcaaacaagaaaaaaaaagtcataaaataaaataaaaaaatagatggaGACTTAGAAATGGAGAATAACCTGATATGAATAATCTTAGagtataagtaaaaaaaaataaaatcaaaacttaagaaaacttctcaaaataaaaaccaaaacaaaagtaaaaaaattttaaaactcaaGATTGAACTAACAATTTATTTTgatcttaaaatttaatcttataagaAAGACGTGCATCTTTATATTGTCACACCTTGAAAGAATATGAAGAAACTCaagtttaaagtttaaagtGTCTTAGTATACCCACAAGACGAATTATACTAACTACTTCTGTTATTAATACTTAATTCTTTCCAAGAAAAAAAGGTTATAATTTAACGAGAGAATAAACGAACGATACTTAGAATTTGAGTAATCAATTTATGGAATTTTGGTCATTAGAAGTAGGCAAGAACCAagtgaatttgatttttttatatcaaattaaGTTATATAATGGAAAATATTGCTTTGGTGAGTGACACAGCAAAATCACATGAACGTGGAAGGTGAACCAAACCAAATGTtcctttataaatatttatatttattgggATGGGTACCCATAAATTGAATGTAAGTGAACATTGTGAATTGACAAACTGTGACCATGCTGCTAGGGTGTCTCACTCCAAGTAGGTGAGGATAACTATCCAATAATTTTCTTACAGAtcagattttgtttttattttccttttgtatCTATTATAGTCATCGAGATAAGAACATAATTTTGCAACAATTTTACGTTTTAACCATTGAATCGTGAATAAATTTTCAATCCTATATAGTTTATCTTTCTTCTATCAATCTGCCAATGACACGGGTTTGAAGCTTTTGGGTTTCAGGAGCTGAAAGAAGCAGAGTTCAGTGTGAAGTGGGTGGTGCAATTGTGCAACTTTTTTGATACTACTATTACGCATGGCTTATAAATCGTTGAGTTCTATCACTGTGTTGGATATTGAATCCCTCGGAATTGCAAAAGAAGATGCAACCACTCTCCACCAAAGTCTCACAGAAATCATCAAAATTCATGGAGATGGCACCCCTGCCACGTGGCAGCACATCAGCAGCAGCCTCCTCAACCCTGAACTTCCCTTCCCCTTCCATCAGATGCTGTACTATGGTTGCTACAAGGATTTCGGTCCCGACCCACCCGCTTGGATACCCGACCCGTATGTGGTTTGAGATATGTGTTGTTTTTTCGATTATATGGAAGTTGTTTAGTTCATCATGGTGGGGAATGATTGAAATGTGTGTTTACCCTTGTAGTGGAATGAAAGGTTGATGACACTTTCTATTTTGAACCTTATTTCATGTGTGGTTAGGAAAAGTGCTGCTTTGACAAATGTTTGGCAGTTGCTAGAGAGGAAAGGGAAAGAATTTATGGGTTCGGCATATAAGGATCCAATTACAAGCTTTGATGATTTCCTGAAGTTCTCAGTCTCAAATCCTGAGGttgaaaaacacttttttcaATGCACTTTTCAATAATGTGTGAAATTTATACTTCTCCCACAAGGTTTTAGATTGCAATTAGTATAGTACGAAAAGTTCAGACTTTTGTTATTCCAGAAAGTTGCAGGCAAATGGAACTGTAATTGCAGTCTTAGTTCCAACTGCAGACTTTAATTTAAAGCTGTCACTCCCACTATATATACGGTGGGAGTTTTCTATTTCTTGAGTTTTTCTGTACTTGGCAGCTTTGTAATTGTGGTTGTATGCTGTTTCAGATATGTTGGAAATCTGTGTTTGATGAAATGGacatatcattttccaaaccaCCTGAATGCATCTTACGTGATAGCCCCACAGGGGAAGGCCCATTATCACACCCAGGTGGTCAATGGCTTCCTGGAGCATCTATTAATCCAGCACAGAATTGCATAAATATAAATGGTAAAAGGGGTTTGAATGATACAGTAATAATATGGCGCGAAGAACAACATGATGATCTCCCTCTACAAAGGATGACACTCAAGGAACTGCGTGAAGAAGTATGGTATGCTACAAATAGCCTGTCCTTGTTATTATTAGGTTTTTATGCTTTTTAACATATTGTATTTATGAATTGTATCATAACACGTGAAAATTTGGTTTTGTTGATTGTTATTTTAAAGACAGTGATGGTTAAGGAATCAAAGGTGAAGAGTTATTATTGgaaaaagttaatattatttgtCACTACATTTCGACCACGATCTCTAATACTAACTTTGTATATGTTGATTCTCAACCATTATTTAAGAGCAATGCTTAGCAAAACTGTTTCAAATAAAtgtttgttatatattttaactttaagtGACACAAATTTAAGATGATTCCTTGTCAATGCTAAATTTAGAGGCATCCTACTCATGATTGTGATCATAATATCTTTCCACTTTACCTATGGATTCCATTGCATCTTCTCCCTTAAAAACGGGAATATCCAATCTTCTCCACTTATAACAACCGTACACTTCACCTACTGAATCCTCCTCTGAAAACTCAGTTGAAACCCTCTGGTTCTTAGTAGTTACTGCACTTGCAACTTTTCCTCTTTCACGAatctttcaataatatttttcaactgTGATTCTCAACTTGCATCAATTTGGGTCAATCTTGCATCTAATCTTGCTTCAAAATCATCTAGTAATGTAAGTCCATTTGCTAAGGGCCTCTTCGATGCCTCCTATCTTGACTCCATCATTCTTGTGTTTACTATGAGTAGTACCCACAAAGCTCTTTTCAGaaagagctctgataccaacttaTAGAAACTGGATCAGAAAACTAAGGAAGATGACGTTTACAGAGATAAGAGAGACGAACACAGCATGCTTCCTTCAATGTATGGTATTACAAAAACGATAACTCTGGTTATTCGAGGGACCAATATCCTCCTAACATATATTTTTCCTGCTCATTCTCTAGACCCCAAAAACGTATTTAAACAAACTCTCTTATTCTTTAACTAACTCTTCTAACTAGTTGAAACTACATCCAATAGCTCTGTTCCCATTTCCCTTATTTCTTCTCTCACAAGCCTTTGTAATAGGTGGTCGTATCCTACCAAGTCATTCAGGTACTTTGTCCCTTGACATTCAGCATCTTGGGCTAGGTAGCTGTTTAGGCCCAACAGCATCCAGTCTAGTGGGGCTCAATACTTATTCTGGACTAGAGGCATTGTCCAGATCATACTACATTCTTgctattttaagattttgaattttttatttgtataatattgtGATAGAAGATATACGTGGTAGCAGTATGCAGCAGTTCTTAAATTCATGGCATCTTTTGGGTTAAGCTTTGAATCTAAAACATTGCATGGTATGATTATTCTACACTTTGCTTCTTCACACccaaatgttaataaaattaaaattatatcttgCTATTTCTTTTAACGTGTAGGTTAGTTGCATATGCTCTCAATTCTCTGGATCTGGAGAAAGGATCTGCAATTGCGATTGATATGCCAATGAATGTCAAGTCTGTGGTTATCTACCTAGCTATTGTTCTTGCAGGTTATGTTGTTGTATCGATTGCTGATAGTTTTGCTGCTAGTGAAATATCAAACAGGCTTAGAATATCAAATGCAAAAGTCGTATTTACTCAGGTTGACTCTCTAATTTCCTCTGATACTTTTTTGGTCGTGTATATTTGggttttttttaatgatttttctgATTTCTTACTAGGAAAACTAAACTCATTTATTAGTGTTGAAACTATATTGATTTTAAGTAGGGAAGGACTAAAAGAGAGAATAGAGATTGAATAATCTAAAATTGATATCCATATGACGTGATACAAAATATTAGTAGCCCTACTTGTTCTAATTCTGATTAAGTAACAAACCATGAATTATGGTGAAACTTGTCAATAGcaacaataaaaacaaagtcCTGTCTCACTTGGTGAGGTCGGCATGATCCCAAATGCCATTCGAttcagttttttttcttctataaacTCATGTTAGGCATCACTATAACGCCGTTCAATTGAAAAATGAAGTCTTAAGAAATATTAATGATCATGAGATCTCCCGTGACAACTTACCCAGTGTCTTTCTTGGtctcattttcttccttttcaatGGACTAAAAACCATGCAATGATTCAAAGATACAACAACTCCTAGTTAAAGCTTATTATGCTTTAAGTTTATAATTGAACATattgacagaaaaaaaaactataatagcCATGTCATACTAGGTGAGGTGAATTGCATGGGATTATGTGATGCTTACTtgtaaaccaaaatatttagGATTTTATTCACCATGACATCTCTCAATGGCCTTCTTTGTAAATGTCAATTTCCTTTTACAAATGTCcaaatcattttaatcaattttctaTCATGTTGTCCTCAATAGCTGTCTTGCCAATATTTCCTCATAAACAATCGCTATGTGTTTTGTCCCTTTTTGTGTGGCTACGCATTTATCTTATTATTCTCAATGCTGCTACTTGTACTTTCTGTTTTCTCATGTTGTCTCTTTGAAGACCAACTTTCATTACAATAAACTATTGTTGGTCATATAGCAGTACTATAAAACTAAACGTACCtaaagaaaaatgtattaaaaatattaacacagtGCAACATCTAGGTCAAGAAAGGAGGCCATGGTTCATAGAGATGGAGCTAGATTGCATTTGCGACATGAGATGGTACCGGGCAACATTTGTGATGGAAACTATCTGGACCAAAGTTAGGGGCCAATCTACTTCAGGATGGTGTGATTTACCCATCATAAGTCACCATTGGTATGATTCATGGGAGAAAGAACTTGTCACTTGAATGAATCGGTTGGAGATGTCACCACTAGTATGATTCTTTAGTGCAAAAGGACTACATGACAAACACCTTTTATAAATAGGAGTTACATctaagaaatatattaaaattatccaATCTCTATTCTCTCTTTTCCTCCTTTTCCTACATATAAACCAATAATTTGAACGTTTTTAAAGAACAAGTTTATTTCTCAATAGGTTGGCTATTAGTCTTATTGTTAAAATGGTTGTCAATTTTTTGGCTAATTGTGTTTTTATGATTGTTTAGTTTTTTCATGTGTTTCTCTACCCTTTCCTTTGACATTTCATTTTTCAGGATCTCATTATTCGTGGCGACAAAAGTATCCCCCTTTACAGGTGAGAATGCTTTTCACTATTTGGTACATACACACTATAGTTGAGTTGTTCACTTTGTCGCTCAGAAATTTGGTCTCTCATATTGTTGCTTCACGAATGCAGGAGAGTTGTAGATGCAGAGTCACCTATGGCAGTAGTTATCCCTACCAAAGGATCTGAATTTAGCATGAAACTGCGGGACAGTGATCTTTCTTGGCATGATTTTTTGGAGAAAGTCTATAGTCTCAAGTATGCACTTTAATCTATTTATTAATAGATATTCtctatttatcaaataaattattggCCGAGAACCAATAAAATATTGGCCAAGAATATGCCTTTGATACTATATTATCATGTTCGCTGATGCATAGAGCTAATGACAGAATGAAAAGTTTCAATTGTTTATGATATGCTCTTGGAATTCTAATTCTCATTTGTTGTCATGCAACCTACAGAGGCAAGGAATTCATAGCAACAGAACAACCGGTAGAAACATTTACAAACATTCTCTTTTCATCTGGAACAACTGGTAagagtt
Encoded here:
- the LOC114164022 gene encoding ATP synthase subunit gamma, mitochondrial is translated as MAMAAVLRREGRRLTQPINALHSSLISQDQAPHGSRSISTQVVRNRMKSVKNIQKITKAMKMVAASKLRAVQTRAENSRGLWQPFTALLGDNPSTDVKKNVVVTVSSDKGLCGGINSTSVKISRVLHKLNSGPDKETKYVILGEKAKAQLVRDSKKDIELSLTELQKNPLNYTQVSVLADDILKNVEYDALRIVFNKFHSVVQFLPTVSTVLSPEVIEREAESGGKLGELDSYEIEGGETKSEILQNLAEFQFSCVMYNAVLENACSEQGARMSAMDSSSRNAGDMLDRLTLTYNRTRQASITTELIEIISGASALEG
- the LOC114163127 gene encoding probable acyl-activating enzyme 17, peroxisomal → MAYKSLSSITVLDIESLGIAKEDATTLHQSLTEIIKIHGDGTPATWQHISSSLLNPELPFPFHQMLYYGCYKDFGPDPPAWIPDPKSAALTNVWQLLERKGKEFMGSAYKDPITSFDDFLKFSVSNPEICWKSVFDEMDISFSKPPECILRDSPTGEGPLSHPGGQWLPGASINPAQNCININGKRGLNDTVIIWREEQHDDLPLQRMTLKELREEVWLVAYALNSLDLEKGSAIAIDMPMNVKSVVIYLAIVLAGYVVVSIADSFAASEISNRLRISNAKVVFTQDLIIRGDKSIPLYRRVVDAESPMAVVIPTKGSEFSMKLRDSDLSWHDFLEKVYSLKGKEFIATEQPVETFTNILFSSGTTGDPKAIPWTNITPLKAAADAWFNMDIRKGDVVCWPTNLGWMMGPWLVYASLLNGASMALYVGSPLGSGFAKFVQDAKVTMLGVIPSIVRSWKSANSTSGYDWSSIRCFGSSGEASNVDEYLWLMGRALYKPVIEYCGGTEIGGGFVCGSLLQSQALAAFSTPAICCSLYILGDNGHPIPQNVPGIGELALGSLMLGASNTLLNADHYDVYFKGMPLLNGKVLRRHGDVFERTARGYYHAHGRADDTMNLGGIKVSSVEIERICNEVDNSVLETAAIGVPPSGGGPELLTIVVVFKDANFAKQDLQQLRMSFNSALQKKLNPLFRVSQVVALPSLPRTASNKVMRRVLRQQLTETNQSSKI